A DNA window from Ralstonia solanacearum K60 contains the following coding sequences:
- a CDS encoding carbamoyltransferase C-terminal domain-containing protein, which yields MKIFAMKPGHDGAVALVDADAGKLVWSLEAEKDSFPRFEAFNPAQMVDAAERLDVMPDVFAVSGWGKGSMAANAPIGAGYYGWDDSAVQQRAARMFGHDVKYFSSSHERSHLWCSYGLSPFEQGQPCYVLVWEGALGDFYQIDEKLNVTSLGRVMMTPGNKYSFLYALADPTFTLPKGKLRNEDPGKLMALCAYGESGEMDADERELTEFLLKRDSILATLSKEDMRWSKYYNIGLDHPAFTRLAKRYSDEIFNRFYLYAKAHLTQGYPLLISGGCGLNCDWNTMWRDCGLFRDVFVPPCTNDTGSAIGTAIDAMREFTGKAKVEWNVYADRPFVDDMPHMPDVDVYPLDLQRVASFLSEQKVVAWTQGRCEIGPRALGNRSILAAPFTDAMRDRLNHIKKREGFRPVAPICLEEDVSQHFDWQGPSPHMLYFQHVNNRELRAVTHVDGTARTQTVNREQNPNMHSLLNAFKGLTGAGVLCNTSLNFNGTGFINRTSDLYQYCKSTGIEGFVYDDKFCVVRGA from the coding sequence ATGAAGATTTTTGCAATGAAACCCGGCCACGACGGCGCGGTCGCCCTGGTCGATGCCGATGCCGGCAAGCTGGTATGGTCGTTGGAGGCGGAGAAAGACAGCTTTCCACGCTTCGAGGCGTTCAATCCGGCGCAGATGGTGGATGCGGCGGAGCGCCTGGACGTGATGCCGGATGTCTTCGCCGTCAGCGGCTGGGGCAAAGGCTCGATGGCTGCCAATGCGCCGATCGGCGCCGGTTACTACGGCTGGGATGACAGTGCCGTCCAGCAGCGTGCCGCGCGCATGTTCGGACACGACGTCAAATACTTCAGCAGCAGCCACGAGCGCTCGCACTTGTGGTGCAGCTACGGCCTGTCGCCGTTCGAGCAGGGGCAGCCGTGCTACGTGCTGGTCTGGGAGGGCGCGCTCGGCGACTTCTACCAGATCGACGAGAAGCTGAACGTGACCAGCCTGGGCCGCGTGATGATGACCCCGGGCAACAAGTATTCCTTCCTGTACGCGCTGGCCGATCCGACCTTCACCCTGCCCAAGGGCAAGCTGCGCAACGAGGATCCGGGCAAGCTGATGGCGCTGTGCGCCTACGGCGAATCGGGCGAGATGGATGCCGACGAACGCGAGTTGACGGAGTTCCTGCTCAAGCGCGACAGCATCCTGGCCACGCTGTCGAAGGAGGACATGCGCTGGAGCAAGTACTACAACATCGGCCTCGATCATCCGGCGTTCACGCGCCTGGCCAAGCGCTATTCGGATGAGATCTTCAACCGCTTCTATCTCTATGCGAAGGCGCACCTGACCCAGGGCTATCCGCTGCTGATCTCCGGCGGCTGCGGTCTGAACTGCGACTGGAACACGATGTGGCGCGACTGCGGCCTGTTCCGCGACGTGTTCGTGCCGCCGTGCACCAACGATACCGGCTCGGCGATCGGCACGGCCATCGACGCGATGCGCGAGTTCACCGGCAAGGCCAAGGTCGAATGGAACGTCTATGCCGACCGTCCGTTCGTCGACGACATGCCGCACATGCCGGACGTCGATGTCTATCCGCTGGACCTGCAGCGGGTCGCGTCCTTCCTGTCGGAGCAGAAGGTGGTGGCCTGGACGCAGGGTCGCTGCGAAATCGGCCCGCGCGCGCTCGGCAACCGCTCGATCCTGGCGGCGCCGTTCACTGACGCGATGCGCGATCGCCTGAACCACATCAAGAAGCGCGAGGGCTTTCGCCCGGTGGCGCCGATCTGCCTGGAAGAGGACGTCAGCCAGCACTTCGACTGGCAGGGACCGTCGCCGCACATGCTGTACTTTCAACACGTCAACAACCGCGAACTGCGCGCGGTCACGCACGTCGACGGGACGGCCCGGACCCAGACCGTGAACCGCGAGCAAAACCCGAACATGCACAGTCTGCTGAACGCATTCAAAGGCCTGACCGGTGCCGGCGTGCTGTGCAACACCTCCCTGAACTTCAACGGCACCGGCTTCATCAACCGGACCAGCGACCTTTACCAATACTGCAAGAGCACCGGCATCGAGGGCTTTGTCTATGACGACAAGTTCTGCGTTGTGCGCGGTGCGTGA
- a CDS encoding G-D-S-L family lipolytic protein gives MARKALTHDEAVQEVYRLTPQIREYDEFMYLGVRWLPYTMFFHHPNYRSQVINTDSFGFRYSDWKGRQLGVENLPEGTPINLLVGGSTTLGTGASADAWTVASRLAEHTGEPWLNLGGRGYNAVQEVLLFMMHQHRFGPINNVVVFSGLNTLTLEGLPDELATDHGRYYYSYEYQHYMDKYNDDLKRRSRTYASELDRRGKGFVARYLDKLRSEDNPADVIITDEQTDTATRVARAAWVVTNALRQWQLLLAGSGARLSFVLQPMAYWTRANLTPEEEDIFHAIDSCPNNFWRLFSQILGPQTHAPFVEPIQAFCADNALGFADMNRLLRDSPLLNDYLFVDRVHFNDTGYDEAARLIAAMLQRQ, from the coding sequence ATGGCAAGAAAAGCACTGACCCACGACGAGGCCGTACAGGAGGTGTATCGCCTGACGCCCCAGATCCGGGAATACGATGAGTTCATGTATCTCGGCGTGCGCTGGCTGCCGTACACGATGTTTTTCCACCATCCGAACTATCGTTCGCAGGTGATCAACACCGACAGCTTCGGCTTTCGCTACAGCGACTGGAAGGGCCGCCAGCTGGGCGTTGAAAACCTGCCGGAAGGCACCCCGATCAATCTGCTGGTGGGCGGGTCGACGACACTCGGCACCGGTGCCTCGGCGGATGCCTGGACCGTGGCTTCGCGCCTGGCCGAGCACACGGGGGAGCCTTGGCTGAACCTGGGCGGGCGCGGCTACAACGCGGTGCAGGAAGTGCTGCTGTTCATGATGCACCAGCACCGCTTCGGGCCGATCAACAATGTGGTGGTCTTCAGCGGCCTGAACACGCTGACGCTGGAAGGCCTGCCCGACGAGCTGGCCACCGACCACGGCCGCTACTACTACTCTTACGAGTACCAGCACTACATGGACAAGTACAACGACGACCTGAAGCGTCGCAGCCGTACTTATGCCTCCGAGCTGGATCGACGCGGCAAGGGCTTCGTTGCGCGCTACCTGGACAAGCTGCGCAGCGAAGACAATCCGGCCGACGTCATCATCACCGACGAGCAGACCGATACCGCGACCCGCGTCGCCCGCGCGGCCTGGGTGGTGACCAACGCGCTGCGCCAGTGGCAACTGCTGCTGGCCGGCAGCGGCGCCCGGCTCAGCTTCGTGCTGCAGCCGATGGCGTACTGGACGCGCGCGAACCTGACGCCGGAAGAGGAAGACATCTTCCACGCGATCGACAGCTGCCCCAACAACTTCTGGCGCCTGTTCAGCCAGATCCTGGGGCCGCAAACGCATGCGCCGTTCGTTGAACCGATCCAGGCGTTTTGCGCCGACAACGCACTGGGCTTTGCCGACATGAATCGCTTGCTGCGGGATTCGCCGCTGCTCAACGATTACCTGTTCGTCGACCGCGTGCATTTCAACGACACAGGCTACGACGAGGCGGCACGCCTGATCGCCGCCATGCTGCAGCGCCAATGA
- a CDS encoding carbamoyltransferase family protein — protein sequence MHSLSSYILGLSCGYHDSAASLLHNGSIIAAAQEERFTRVKQDARFPRNAIQYCLREAGIGLGAVDAVYYYENPDKKFDRIAQTYLNFGLHGLKSFVQEMPDWLFSKRFVKRALRSELQPLLPAGASMPRLAYIDHHESHAAAAFFPSPFQQAAVLCVDGVGEWATTSAWLGDAQRMTPLWEIRFPHSLGLLYSAITYYCGFKVDSGEYKLMGLAPYGHPVYAQQIRDHLIDVKDDGSFWLNMEYFDYAVGDCMVSEKFCRLFGGPRREPEGLITRREFDLAASIQVVLEETLLRLARTLRRQSGMRNLCMAGGVALNCVANGKLLASGIFDQVWVQPASGDAGGALGAALAGHHLREGAPRLPQSGDRMHATLLGSSYADTEIASSLRTLGAVYTRLDDQTLCRDVAGLLADGHVVGWFQGRMEFGPRALGSRSILGDARNREMQSVMNLKIKNRESFRPFAPVVLEEHVGEWFELDRNSPYMLFVVGVSPDKRLELNTQDQALEGIELLKCIRSEVPAVTHVDYSARVQTVGKDANPRLRELLQAFHGLTGCPVLVNTSFNVRGEPIVESPANAYLCFMRTQMDYLVVGNYLMKKSDQPALVEHHDWREEFALD from the coding sequence ATGCATTCCTTGAGTTCCTACATTCTCGGCCTCTCCTGTGGCTACCATGACAGCGCCGCCAGCTTGCTGCACAACGGCAGCATCATTGCCGCGGCGCAGGAAGAGCGTTTCACCCGTGTCAAGCAGGATGCGCGCTTTCCGCGAAACGCGATCCAATATTGCCTGCGCGAGGCCGGCATTGGCCTGGGCGCCGTGGACGCCGTCTACTACTACGAGAACCCCGACAAGAAATTCGACCGGATCGCGCAGACCTACCTGAACTTCGGCCTGCACGGCCTGAAGTCCTTCGTGCAGGAAATGCCGGACTGGCTGTTCAGCAAGCGTTTTGTGAAGCGCGCCTTGCGCAGCGAACTGCAGCCGTTGCTGCCGGCGGGCGCCTCCATGCCGCGGCTGGCATACATCGACCACCATGAGTCGCATGCGGCGGCGGCCTTCTTCCCCAGTCCGTTCCAGCAGGCCGCCGTGCTGTGCGTGGACGGCGTCGGCGAATGGGCGACCACCTCTGCGTGGCTGGGCGATGCTCAGCGGATGACGCCGCTGTGGGAGATCCGGTTCCCGCATTCGCTCGGCCTGCTGTATTCCGCCATCACGTACTACTGCGGCTTCAAGGTCGACTCCGGCGAATACAAGCTGATGGGCCTGGCTCCGTACGGCCACCCGGTGTATGCGCAGCAGATCCGCGATCACCTGATTGACGTCAAGGATGACGGCAGCTTCTGGCTGAACATGGAGTACTTCGACTATGCGGTCGGCGACTGCATGGTCAGCGAGAAATTCTGCCGTCTGTTCGGCGGCCCGCGGCGTGAGCCGGAGGGCCTGATCACGCGGCGCGAATTCGATCTGGCCGCCTCGATCCAGGTAGTGCTGGAGGAGACCCTGCTGCGCCTGGCGCGCACGCTGCGCCGCCAGAGCGGCATGCGCAACCTGTGCATGGCCGGCGGGGTGGCACTGAACTGCGTGGCCAACGGCAAGCTGCTGGCCAGCGGCATTTTCGATCAGGTCTGGGTGCAGCCGGCGTCCGGCGATGCCGGCGGGGCGCTCGGTGCGGCCCTGGCCGGACATCATCTGCGCGAAGGCGCGCCGCGCCTGCCGCAAAGCGGCGACCGCATGCACGCCACGCTGCTGGGCTCCAGCTATGCCGATACGGAGATCGCCTCGTCGCTGCGCACCCTGGGCGCGGTCTACACGCGGCTCGACGATCAGACGCTGTGCCGGGATGTCGCCGGGCTGCTGGCCGATGGCCATGTCGTCGGCTGGTTCCAGGGGCGCATGGAGTTCGGCCCGCGCGCGCTCGGCTCGCGTTCGATTCTTGGCGATGCGCGCAATCGCGAGATGCAGAGCGTGATGAACCTGAAGATCAAGAATCGCGAATCGTTCCGCCCGTTCGCGCCCGTGGTGCTTGAGGAGCACGTCGGCGAGTGGTTCGAACTGGACCGCAACAGTCCGTACATGCTGTTCGTGGTGGGTGTCAGCCCCGACAAGCGGCTGGAATTGAACACGCAGGACCAGGCCCTGGAGGGCATCGAGCTGCTCAAATGCATCCGCTCCGAGGTGCCTGCGGTCACACACGTCGATTATTCCGCGCGGGTGCAGACCGTGGGCAAGGATGCCAATCCGCGCCTGCGCGAACTGCTGCAGGCCTTCCATGGGCTGACCGGCTGCCCGGTGCTGGTCAACACCTCGTTCAACGTGCGCGGCGAGCCGATCGTGGAGAGCCCGGCCAATGCCTATCTGTGCTTCATGCGCACGCAGATGGACTACCTCGTCGTCGGCAACTACCTGATGAAGAAGTCCGACCAGCCGGCCCTGGTCGAGCACCACGACTGGCGCGAGGAATTCGCGCTGGACTGA
- a CDS encoding iron-containing redox enzyme family protein — protein MSYPAFCTRLIDLEEGAGGTLASAQAWLDVLHRQDVVPQLRQGGLSAWLEETRLICRSTGAHSLLEPSAAESLRILARYAPIGLLAGCVLQNFAQPANGHLPLAAHAHAAHARLVGSGQYSGNLAVLFRQCLEQAGLFLPPVGSARYQDHRQVPEHAWCLPAYRLSLASFPEQYQAEILGAAWFECLLGVPALVGAAQAVLAPASDVVKRLEQQYTSAQASLEAALKVACEGEDAQAVLVRVHAGFAVSHNLFFDWLHHCRQDLEAGRRHPARAMVQLVRDKGRFAAGYHGKLKLAKQPFDELIVQDPERFVEALGQSRWVSPGRPDDSLLVTRLLAFGGPMFRVFSEQEEAVICDWIRGLDQPATAEAIDGDGTHVAAPLSLASPPAPPEQRLPVREMYYRLLNPEQHPQIRQTAAAFCSNWLARSARGMFKGSNALPFDTYSHRALRAWFEARAAAQVRSYSADADPTDKSRDDVIDEALQLCPMILIDGAWLQRWTNAGLVDSPIGALLYKILSDEIGNGDTALNHPNIYRALMAQMGVGLPDFRSREFASFARFTDAAFEVPVFWLSVSLFPHRYLPETLGLNLAMELSGVGGAYRTARDELRQHGFSTLFVDLHNTIDNVSTGHSAMALDAIELRMDQVLRSGNPQQVRGEWHRIWTGFRALAAPPRGWREWLRPARYAH, from the coding sequence ATGAGTTACCCCGCGTTTTGTACGCGCCTGATTGACCTGGAGGAGGGGGCCGGCGGAACGCTTGCCAGCGCGCAGGCTTGGCTCGATGTCTTGCATCGGCAGGATGTCGTGCCACAGCTCAGGCAGGGTGGGTTGTCCGCATGGCTGGAAGAGACCCGGCTGATTTGCCGATCGACCGGAGCGCATTCGCTGCTGGAGCCCTCGGCGGCGGAAAGCCTGCGCATCCTGGCGCGCTATGCACCGATCGGGCTGCTTGCCGGCTGCGTGCTGCAAAATTTCGCACAACCCGCGAATGGCCATTTGCCGCTGGCCGCGCACGCGCATGCAGCCCACGCGCGCTTGGTCGGGAGCGGCCAATACAGCGGCAATCTGGCCGTGCTGTTTCGCCAGTGCCTGGAGCAGGCTGGCCTGTTCCTGCCACCGGTCGGTTCCGCGCGCTATCAGGATCACCGGCAAGTACCGGAGCATGCCTGGTGCCTGCCCGCTTATCGCTTGAGCCTGGCTTCGTTTCCGGAACAGTACCAGGCCGAAATTCTCGGGGCGGCATGGTTCGAATGCCTGTTGGGTGTGCCGGCCCTGGTCGGTGCCGCGCAAGCGGTGCTTGCACCGGCTTCGGATGTTGTGAAGCGGCTGGAGCAGCAATACACGTCCGCCCAGGCGAGCCTGGAGGCCGCGCTGAAGGTCGCCTGCGAGGGCGAGGATGCGCAGGCGGTGCTGGTTCGCGTCCATGCCGGATTTGCCGTTTCACACAACCTGTTTTTCGACTGGCTGCATCACTGCAGGCAGGATCTCGAAGCGGGCCGCCGGCATCCGGCGCGCGCCATGGTGCAACTGGTGCGCGATAAGGGGCGGTTTGCCGCCGGCTATCACGGCAAGCTCAAGCTGGCCAAGCAGCCGTTCGACGAACTGATCGTGCAGGACCCGGAGCGCTTCGTGGAGGCGCTCGGCCAGTCGCGCTGGGTGAGCCCGGGCCGGCCCGACGACAGTCTGCTGGTGACGAGGCTGCTGGCCTTCGGTGGCCCGATGTTCCGAGTGTTCTCCGAGCAGGAGGAGGCGGTGATCTGCGATTGGATCCGTGGCCTCGATCAGCCCGCGACCGCGGAGGCGATCGACGGCGACGGCACGCACGTCGCTGCCCCCCTTTCGCTGGCCTCGCCGCCGGCGCCGCCCGAACAGCGCTTGCCGGTGCGAGAGATGTATTACCGCCTGCTGAATCCGGAGCAGCACCCGCAGATTCGGCAGACGGCGGCCGCGTTCTGCAGCAACTGGCTGGCGCGCAGCGCCCGGGGCATGTTCAAGGGGAGCAACGCGCTGCCGTTCGACACGTATTCACACCGGGCCTTGCGCGCTTGGTTCGAGGCGCGTGCCGCTGCCCAGGTGCGGTCGTATTCGGCGGATGCGGACCCCACCGACAAGAGCCGCGACGACGTGATCGACGAAGCGCTGCAACTATGCCCGATGATCCTGATCGATGGCGCGTGGCTGCAGCGGTGGACCAATGCCGGACTGGTCGACAGTCCGATCGGTGCGCTGCTGTACAAGATTCTTTCGGATGAGATCGGCAATGGCGACACGGCGCTGAACCACCCCAACATCTACCGCGCGCTGATGGCGCAGATGGGCGTCGGTCTGCCGGATTTCCGCAGCCGGGAATTTGCCTCCTTCGCCCGATTCACCGATGCCGCGTTCGAGGTCCCGGTGTTCTGGCTCAGCGTTTCGCTGTTTCCGCATCGCTACCTGCCCGAAACACTGGGGCTGAACCTGGCGATGGAGCTCTCGGGGGTGGGCGGCGCCTACCGCACCGCGCGCGACGAACTGCGCCAGCACGGCTTCAGCACGCTGTTCGTCGATCTCCATAACACCATCGACAACGTGTCGACCGGCCATTCGGCGATGGCGCTGGACGCGATCGAGCTGCGCATGGACCAGGTGCTGCGCAGCGGCAACCCGCAGCAGGTGCGCGGCGAATGGCACCGCATCTGGACGGGTTTCCGCGCGCTCGCGGCGCCCCCGCGCGGATGGCGCGAATGGCTGCGGCCCGCCCGCTACGCGCACTGA
- a CDS encoding NADPH-dependent FMN reductase has protein sequence MSNLNIGVIVGSLRKASFNRQLAHALVGLLPAEHAAKLIEIGDLPLYNQDLDGNLPETVQRFKAEVAGVDALLFVTPEYNRGMPGVLKNAIDWGSRPYGQSVWGGKRAAIAGASPGAIGTALAQAQLRNVLSAVGVQILPLPEVFFHYAGEPFDAQGGVVEARTRQFLQGFVDRLVQWAGEARA, from the coding sequence ATGAGCAATCTGAATATCGGTGTGATCGTCGGCAGCCTGCGCAAGGCATCGTTCAACCGCCAGTTGGCGCATGCGCTGGTCGGGCTGCTGCCGGCGGAGCACGCCGCAAAGCTGATCGAAATCGGCGATCTGCCGCTCTACAACCAGGATCTGGACGGCAACCTGCCCGAAACCGTGCAGCGCTTCAAGGCCGAGGTGGCCGGCGTGGACGCCCTGCTGTTCGTCACGCCGGAATACAACCGAGGCATGCCGGGGGTGCTGAAAAACGCGATCGATTGGGGTTCGCGGCCGTACGGCCAGAGCGTATGGGGCGGCAAGCGCGCGGCGATTGCCGGGGCGTCGCCGGGTGCGATCGGTACCGCACTCGCGCAGGCACAGTTGCGCAATGTCCTGTCGGCGGTCGGCGTGCAGATCCTGCCGCTGCCGGAGGTGTTCTTTCACTACGCGGGAGAGCCCTTCGATGCCCAGGGCGGGGTGGTGGAGGCGCGCACGCGCCAGTTCCTGCAGGGGTTTGTCGACCGACTCGTCCAGTGGGCGGGCGAGGCGCGCGCCTGA
- a CDS encoding cation:proton antiporter, with product MHADTPLLSTIIGGIVLAFILGTAAQRLRLPPLVGYLCAGVMAGPFTPGFVADQSLAPQLAELGVILLMFGVGLHFSMKELLAVKSIAIPGAIGQIALATLMGMGLAWLLGWAWGPGLVFGLALSVASTVVLLKALEDRGIESSHEGHIAVGWLIVEDLVMVVALVLLPALAGVLGGTGSTAVGWWDLTEVLAITLGKVVAFAALMLVVGRRVIPWMLERIVRTGSRELFRLGVLATALGVAYGATVLFGVSFALGAFFAGMVLAESEFSQRAAEESLPLRDAFAVLFFVSVGMLFDPRVLIDDTWAVLGTVLIVVLGKSLAAFAVVRAFGHPARTALTISASLAQIGEFSFILIGLGIGLDILPARARGLLLAAAILSILLNPLMFALIDRLKREVPAEPALAD from the coding sequence ATGCACGCCGACACCCCGCTTCTCTCCACCATCATCGGCGGCATCGTGCTGGCCTTCATTCTCGGCACGGCGGCGCAGCGGCTGCGGCTGCCGCCGCTGGTGGGTTACCTGTGCGCGGGGGTGATGGCCGGGCCGTTCACGCCCGGCTTCGTGGCCGACCAGAGCCTGGCGCCGCAACTGGCCGAGCTGGGCGTGATCCTGCTGATGTTCGGGGTGGGGCTGCACTTTTCGATGAAGGAACTGCTGGCCGTCAAGTCCATCGCCATCCCCGGGGCCATCGGGCAGATCGCGCTGGCCACGCTGATGGGGATGGGGCTGGCCTGGCTGCTGGGCTGGGCATGGGGCCCCGGCCTGGTGTTCGGCCTGGCGCTGTCGGTGGCGAGCACGGTGGTGCTGCTCAAGGCGCTGGAGGATCGCGGCATCGAGAGTTCGCACGAGGGCCATATCGCCGTCGGCTGGCTGATCGTCGAAGACTTGGTGATGGTGGTGGCGCTGGTGCTGCTGCCGGCGTTGGCCGGCGTGCTGGGTGGCACCGGCAGCACGGCGGTGGGCTGGTGGGACCTGACCGAGGTGCTGGCGATCACGCTGGGCAAGGTGGTGGCTTTTGCCGCGCTGATGCTGGTGGTGGGCCGCCGCGTGATCCCGTGGATGCTCGAGCGCATCGTCCGGACCGGCAGCCGCGAGCTGTTCCGCCTGGGCGTGCTGGCGACCGCGCTGGGCGTGGCCTACGGGGCGACAGTGTTGTTCGGCGTGTCGTTCGCGCTGGGCGCCTTCTTTGCGGGCATGGTGCTCGCCGAATCCGAGTTCAGTCAGCGCGCGGCCGAAGAGTCGCTGCCGTTGCGCGACGCGTTTGCCGTGCTGTTCTTCGTGTCGGTGGGGATGCTGTTCGACCCGCGTGTGCTGATCGACGACACCTGGGCGGTGCTCGGCACGGTGCTGATCGTGGTGCTGGGCAAGTCGCTGGCGGCGTTTGCCGTGGTGCGCGCCTTCGGTCACCCGGCCCGCACGGCGCTGACGATCTCCGCCAGCCTCGCGCAGATCGGTGAATTCTCGTTCATCCTGATCGGCCTGGGGATCGGCCTCGACATCCTGCCGGCGCGGGCGCGGGGCCTGCTGCTGGCGGCGGCCATCCTGTCGATCCTGCTGAACCCGTTGATGTTCGCGCTGATCGACCGCCTCAAGCGCGAGGTGCCGGCCGAACCAGCGCTGGCCGACTGA
- a CDS encoding 2-hydroxychromene-2-carboxylate isomerase — MPDKTVDWFFDVVSPFAYLQLEQFDRLPGSVVIRPRPVVLGAILNHWGQKGPAEIASKRVFTYRHALFRAQQLGIALRMPPAHPFNPIKALRLAVAMGASLDAVRAIFRHIWRDGHDVASPEGFAALCEAVGFAQGVAAVEQQAVKDTLRQHTDAAIALGVFGVPTLVCDGALFWGEDATAMFLHCLSSDWLATPEVQRISALPVGAQRV, encoded by the coding sequence ATGCCCGACAAGACCGTCGACTGGTTCTTCGATGTCGTCTCGCCGTTCGCCTACCTGCAACTGGAGCAGTTCGACAGGCTGCCCGGGAGCGTCGTCATCCGCCCGCGCCCGGTGGTGCTGGGCGCCATCCTGAACCACTGGGGCCAGAAGGGCCCGGCGGAGATCGCGTCCAAGCGCGTGTTCACCTATCGCCATGCGCTGTTCCGCGCGCAGCAGCTGGGCATTGCCTTGCGCATGCCGCCGGCCCATCCGTTCAATCCGATCAAGGCGCTGCGGCTGGCGGTGGCGATGGGCGCATCGCTCGATGCGGTGCGCGCGATCTTCCGCCATATCTGGCGCGACGGGCACGACGTTGCCTCGCCGGAGGGCTTCGCGGCGCTGTGCGAGGCGGTCGGCTTTGCGCAAGGCGTGGCGGCGGTCGAGCAGCAGGCCGTGAAGGACACGCTGCGGCAACACACCGACGCGGCCATCGCCCTGGGCGTGTTCGGCGTGCCGACGCTGGTGTGCGACGGCGCGCTGTTCTGGGGCGAAGACGCGACCGCCATGTTCCTGCACTGCCTGTCGAGCGACTGGCTGGCCACGCCGGAAGTGCAGCGCATCAGCGCCCTGCCGGTCGGCGCGCAGCGCGTTTGA
- a CDS encoding NnrS family protein, with the protein MPRSAPLLTIGQPDPASRIPYTGWPLFALGFRPFYLLAAGFAVIGMAAWAALLLNWLPAAHGPVMAPLFWHAHEMVFGFAAAAVVGFLFTAGKNWTGLQTPQGPMLAGLAALWVAGRGLMWTGPAPIAIGVDIAFLPLCGVLFLRILRRARSVRNYGLAVALFAMGAVNAGFHAGLLAGAPLLALRCLDAAAGLVAVFVAVIGGRVIPMFTANAIAGVQIRRMVWVERAVVPLTVAAAILLAMPAQGVAPAAVFGLAAIAQAVRFLGWDSRRTLRTPIVSILHVAYAFLPLGFGLLAAAAVGRFDRSTALHALTAGAIGCAIVAMITRTALGHTGRLLRVGRAEVFAYAAIAVAAVLRVIGPLLLPRELWIGATCALWVAGFAAYFWKYAPYLLAPRVDGRDG; encoded by the coding sequence ATGCCTCGTTCCGCCCCCCTGCTGACCATTGGTCAACCCGATCCCGCCAGTCGGATTCCTTACACCGGCTGGCCGCTTTTCGCGCTCGGTTTTCGCCCGTTCTACCTGCTGGCGGCGGGCTTTGCGGTGATCGGCATGGCGGCCTGGGCGGCGCTCTTGCTGAACTGGCTGCCTGCGGCGCATGGGCCGGTGATGGCGCCGCTGTTCTGGCATGCGCACGAGATGGTCTTCGGGTTTGCGGCGGCGGCGGTGGTCGGTTTCCTCTTCACCGCCGGCAAGAACTGGACGGGCCTGCAGACCCCGCAAGGCCCGATGCTGGCGGGGCTTGCCGCGTTGTGGGTGGCGGGGCGGGGGCTGATGTGGACCGGGCCGGCGCCGATCGCCATCGGTGTCGACATCGCCTTCCTGCCACTGTGCGGCGTGCTGTTTCTGCGGATCCTGCGGCGGGCCCGCAGCGTGCGCAACTATGGGCTGGCCGTGGCGCTGTTTGCCATGGGCGCCGTCAATGCGGGCTTTCACGCCGGGCTGTTGGCAGGCGCGCCCCTGCTGGCGCTGCGCTGCCTCGATGCCGCGGCTGGGCTGGTTGCGGTGTTCGTCGCGGTCATCGGCGGACGGGTCATCCCGATGTTCACCGCCAACGCGATTGCCGGCGTGCAGATCCGCCGAATGGTGTGGGTCGAGCGTGCGGTCGTGCCGCTGACGGTGGCGGCGGCGATCCTGCTGGCGATGCCGGCGCAGGGCGTGGCACCGGCCGCCGTCTTTGGGCTGGCGGCCATCGCCCAGGCTGTCCGCTTCCTGGGCTGGGATTCGCGCCGCACGTTGCGTACGCCGATCGTGTCCATCCTGCACGTGGCGTATGCCTTTTTGCCGCTCGGCTTCGGTTTGCTGGCGGCGGCCGCGGTCGGCCGGTTCGACCGTTCCACCGCCCTGCATGCCCTGACCGCCGGGGCCATCGGCTGCGCGATCGTCGCCATGATCACGCGCACCGCGCTGGGCCACACCGGCCGGCTCTTGCGCGTGGGTCGTGCCGAGGTCTTCGCCTATGCGGCGATCGCCGTGGCGGCCGTGCTGCGCGTGATCGGCCCGCTGCTGTTGCCGCGCGAGCTATGGATCGGCGCGACTTGCGCATTGTGGGTCGCGGGCTTTGCGGCGTATTTCTGGAAATACGCCCCCTACCTGCTGGCGCCGCGTGTGGACGGCCGCGACGGTTGA